In one Hymenobacter sp. DG25B genomic region, the following are encoded:
- a CDS encoding FAD-dependent monooxygenase, with protein MQLGIPFERFEQTATGVRAHLANGTSLTADALIGADGLRSRVRRQLVPPAKPRYAGYTCWRAVVDAAQLKLPIGESSEVWGTGGRRFGYVPVGEGRVYWFACLNCGQVNSPHFSRYQLADLRREFAGFAAPVPELLALTSDESVLWNDILDLKPLTQLAFERVLLLGDAGHATTPNMGQGAGMAIEDALVLTECVAAETTIPAAFQRFEQRRLPRTTRIVNTSWQLGRLAQLEKPWQIKLRNMGMRLVPDAISMKQMAWLYEPA; from the coding sequence GTGCAGCTGGGCATTCCGTTTGAGCGGTTTGAGCAAACCGCCACCGGTGTGCGGGCGCACCTGGCCAACGGCACCTCCCTTACCGCCGATGCCCTGATTGGGGCCGATGGACTTCGGTCCCGCGTGCGGCGGCAGCTGGTGCCCCCGGCCAAGCCGCGCTACGCAGGCTATACCTGCTGGCGGGCCGTGGTAGATGCCGCCCAATTGAAGCTGCCAATCGGTGAGTCCAGCGAAGTATGGGGCACGGGCGGGCGACGCTTTGGCTACGTGCCCGTGGGCGAAGGCCGCGTGTACTGGTTTGCCTGCCTGAACTGCGGCCAGGTAAACAGCCCGCACTTCAGCCGCTACCAGCTGGCCGACCTGCGCCGGGAATTTGCCGGCTTCGCTGCGCCGGTGCCGGAACTGCTGGCGCTGACCTCCGATGAAAGCGTGCTGTGGAACGATATCCTCGACCTGAAACCCCTTACCCAGCTGGCTTTCGAACGGGTGCTTTTGCTGGGTGATGCCGGCCACGCCACCACGCCCAATATGGGCCAGGGCGCGGGTATGGCCATTGAGGATGCGCTGGTGCTAACGGAATGTGTTGCGGCCGAAACCACTATTCCGGCTGCCTTTCAGCGGTTTGAGCAGCGCCGTTTGCCCCGCACCACGCGCATTGTAAACACTTCCTGGCAGCTGGGCCGGCTGGCGCAGCTGGAAAAGCCGTGGCAGATAAAGCTGCGTAATATGGGTATGCGCCTAGTGCCCGATGCCATCAGTATGAAGCAAATGGCTTGGTTGTATGAGCCGGCATAG
- a CDS encoding FAD-dependent oxidoreductase: MAHFLIIGAGIGGLATAHGLLQQGHTVQVIEAAPELREIGAGVVLGANAMQALSKLGLQETIQAHGTPITKIQLRDEQGGVLQTVDTSEFTRQLGFPNLGIHRAALQKALLQGLPPMPCSWAFRLSGLSKPPPVCGRTWPTAPPLPPMP, encoded by the coding sequence ATGGCACATTTTCTCATTATCGGGGCGGGCATTGGCGGCCTTGCCACGGCCCATGGGCTTTTGCAGCAGGGACACACGGTGCAGGTAATTGAAGCCGCGCCGGAACTGCGGGAAATTGGCGCGGGTGTGGTATTGGGCGCTAATGCTATGCAGGCCCTAAGCAAGCTGGGCCTACAGGAAACCATACAGGCGCATGGCACACCCATCACCAAAATTCAGCTGCGCGATGAGCAAGGTGGCGTGCTGCAGACCGTGGATACCTCGGAATTCACCCGGCAGCTGGGCTTTCCCAACCTGGGCATTCACCGTGCCGCCCTGCAAAAGGCGCTGCTGCAAGGCCTGCCCCCGATGCCGTGCAGCTGGGCATTCCGTTTGAGCGGTTTGAGCAAACCGCCACCGGTGTGCGGGCGCACCTGGCCAACGGCACCTCCCTTACCGCCGATGCCCTGA
- the dnaK gene encoding molecular chaperone DnaK — translation MGKIIGIDLGTTNSCVAVMEGNEPVVIPNSEGRRTTPSIVAFLDNGKGERKVGDPAKRQAITNPKNTIQSIKRFMGRSFGEVTEEAKHVSYELVAGPNNTVAVQIGDRKYTPQEISAMVLQKMKQTAEDYLGQPVTEAVITVPAYFNDAQRQATKEAGAIAGLDVKRIINEPTAAALAYGLDKKHKDQKIAVYDLGGGTFDISILELGDGVFEVLSTNGDTHLGGDDFDQVIINFLADQFASENEGLDLRKDAMALQRLKEAAEKAKVELSSSTETEINLPYVTATASGPKHLVVKLSRAKFEQLADSLVRRSMEPCKKALQDAGLSTSDIDEVILVGGSTRIPRIQEEVEKFFGKKPSKGVNPDEVVAVGAAIQGGVLTGEVKDVLLLDVTPLSLGIETMGGVMTKLIESNTTIPTKKSETFSTASDNQPSVEIHVLQGERPMASQNRTIGRFHLADIPPAPRGVPQIEVTFDIDANGILHVSAKDKGTGKEQKIRIEASSGLSDADIERMRQEAAANAESDKAEVERISKMNAADSMIFQTEKQLKEYGDKLSGGNKTAVESALADLKSAHESKDIAAIDKAMEAINAAWQAASTEMYNQGGQPGGAEGGNPFGGAEGQQPGGNGQGGAAHDNVTDVDYEEVDGNK, via the coding sequence ATGGGCAAAATAATCGGTATTGACCTCGGCACCACCAACTCGTGCGTGGCCGTAATGGAAGGCAACGAGCCGGTGGTGATTCCAAACAGCGAAGGCCGCCGCACCACCCCCTCTATTGTAGCGTTCCTCGATAACGGTAAAGGCGAGCGTAAAGTCGGTGACCCCGCCAAGCGTCAGGCCATTACCAACCCCAAGAACACGATTCAGTCGATTAAGCGCTTCATGGGTCGCAGCTTCGGCGAAGTAACCGAAGAAGCCAAGCACGTTTCCTACGAGCTGGTGGCCGGTCCTAACAACACGGTAGCTGTGCAAATCGGCGACCGGAAGTACACGCCGCAGGAAATTTCGGCCATGGTACTGCAGAAAATGAAGCAGACGGCGGAGGATTATCTGGGTCAGCCCGTAACGGAAGCCGTTATTACGGTGCCCGCTTACTTCAACGACGCCCAGCGCCAAGCCACCAAAGAAGCCGGTGCCATTGCCGGCCTCGATGTGAAGCGCATCATCAACGAGCCTACCGCCGCTGCTCTGGCGTACGGCCTCGATAAGAAGCACAAAGACCAGAAAATTGCTGTGTACGACCTGGGCGGTGGTACCTTCGATATCTCCATCCTCGAGCTGGGTGACGGTGTGTTCGAAGTACTGTCTACCAACGGTGATACCCACCTCGGCGGCGACGACTTCGACCAGGTAATCATCAACTTCCTGGCCGATCAGTTCGCCAGCGAAAATGAAGGCCTCGACCTGCGCAAGGACGCCATGGCGCTCCAGCGTTTGAAAGAAGCCGCTGAGAAAGCCAAAGTAGAGCTGTCGTCTTCCACGGAGACGGAAATCAACCTGCCCTACGTTACGGCTACCGCCTCGGGTCCCAAGCACCTGGTGGTAAAGCTGAGCCGCGCTAAGTTTGAGCAGCTCGCCGACAGCCTGGTGCGCCGCTCTATGGAGCCTTGCAAAAAGGCCCTGCAGGATGCCGGCCTGAGCACTTCCGACATCGATGAAGTAATTCTGGTGGGTGGTTCAACCCGTATTCCCCGCATTCAGGAGGAAGTAGAGAAGTTCTTTGGCAAGAAGCCTTCCAAGGGGGTTAACCCCGACGAAGTAGTAGCCGTGGGCGCTGCCATTCAGGGCGGTGTACTGACCGGTGAAGTAAAGGACGTGCTCCTGCTGGACGTGACCCCGCTTTCGCTGGGTATTGAGACGATGGGCGGCGTAATGACCAAGCTTATCGAGTCGAACACCACCATCCCGACCAAGAAGTCGGAAACCTTCTCTACGGCTTCGGATAACCAGCCTTCGGTGGAAATCCACGTGTTGCAGGGCGAGCGTCCGATGGCTTCGCAGAACCGCACGATTGGCCGCTTCCACCTCGCCGATATTCCACCAGCACCTCGCGGCGTTCCGCAGATCGAGGTAACCTTCGACATCGACGCCAACGGTATCCTGCACGTATCGGCCAAGGACAAAGGCACCGGTAAAGAGCAGAAAATCCGCATCGAAGCCTCTTCGGGCCTGTCGGATGCGGACATTGAGCGGATGCGTCAGGAAGCGGCAGCCAACGCCGAGTCGGACAAAGCCGAAGTGGAGCGCATCTCGAAGATGAATGCCGCTGACTCGATGATTTTCCAGACCGAGAAGCAGCTGAAAGAGTACGGCGACAAGCTGAGCGGCGGCAACAAAACCGCTGTGGAAAGCGCGCTGGCCGACCTTAAATCGGCCCACGAAAGCAAGGATATTGCCGCCATCGACAAAGCTATGGAGGCTATCAACGCCGCCTGGCAGGCAGCTTCTACGGAGATGTACAACCAGGGCGGTCAGCCCGGCGGTGCGGAAGGCGGCAACCCTTTCGGGGGTGCTGAAGGCCAGCAGCCCGGCGGCAACGGCCAGGGCGGTGCCGCACACGACAACGTGACGGACGTGGACTACGAAGAAGTAGACGGCAACAAGTAA